One window of the Solanum stenotomum isolate F172 chromosome 11, ASM1918654v1, whole genome shotgun sequence genome contains the following:
- the LOC125845265 gene encoding uncharacterized protein LOC125845265 isoform X1 — MDGPPENDVCSICHGPFHVPCQANCSHWFCASCILQVWDHGSALQACKCPLCRRPITLLVPSESASRLHQDPEVPEVLRRVEQYNRHFGQHANGLLQRMQDLPFLLRRLLRDMTDPQRSLPFVMRARVYLAVFISGIYVLSPVDLIPEGFLGIIGLLDDLIIMFICFLHVAALYRSVLLFRHGGS, encoded by the exons atggaTGGACCTCCGGAGAATGATGTTTGTTCTATCTGCCATGGCCCTTTCCATGTCCCTTGTCAAGCTAATTGTTCCCATTGGTTTTGCG CTAGCTGTATTCTACAAGTTTGGGATCATGGATCAGCCCTTCAAGCATGTAAATGTCCATTATGCCGTCGTCCGATTACCTTGTTGGTTCCTAGTGAGTCTGCATCAAGGTTGCATCAAGATCCTGAAGTTCCTGAGGTGTTACGGAGAGTTGAGCAATATAACCGCCATTTTGGTCAACATGCCAATGGCCTTCTCCAG AGAATGCAAGATCTTCCATTTCTCCTCCGAAGATTACTGCGAGATATGACAGATCCTCAAAGATCTCTTCCGTTTGTCATGAGGGCGCGTGTCTATTTGGCA GTTTTTATAAGTGGTATATACGTCCTTAGCCCCGTGGATCTTATCCCAGAAG GGTTTTTGGGTATAATAGGTTTACTAGATGATCTGATTATCATGTTCATCTGTTTCCTTCATGTTGCTGCTCTGTATAGATCAGTTCTTCTGTTTCGGCATGGAGGTTCTTAA
- the LOC125845329 gene encoding uncharacterized protein LOC125845329 — protein MMNVSLSFCQPSTLCTCKRQLLPSTSTPILFSFSHSHKKRRRFVTCASSSELPLLPFPIDQVLVPSETKTLHLYEARYLALLEESLFKKNKFFVHFVLDPIAINDTSGEASFAARYGCLVAIEKVEQLEIGALVSIRGIGRVKILKFQQAEPYLTGVVIPLLDNIPHSDTELSSKVLKIKEALRSLNSLEIKLKAPQEALLQTLTANSLRWSENTPALDCDNSFIPPLAELVSFSALQPVSGSSESELLKLQKKKLRAMDIKDTLDRLEDSIGYVQDNISLVAAKLAIQSLDSQL, from the exons ATGATGAATGTGAGCTTATCCTTTTGTCAGCCATCAACACTCTGCACATGTAAAAGACAATTACTTCCCTCCACCTCCACCCCCATTTTATTTAGCTTCTCTCATTCTCATAAGAAACGTCGGCGTTTTGTGACTTGTGCTTCTTCCTCAGAGCTTCCGCTTCTCCCTTTCCCTATTGACCAG gtattagttccTTCAGAGACAAAGACATTACATTTGTATGAAGCAAGATATTTGGCACTCTTAGAGGAG TCTCTTTTTAAGAAGAACAAGTTCTTTGTGCACTTTGTTCTAGATCCTATAGCCATCAATGATACATCAGGAGAAGCATCTTTTGCTGCCAGATATGGTTGCTTGGTTGCAATAGAAAAA GTTGAGCAATTGGAGATTGGTGCATTGGTATCTATTAGGGGTATAGGCCGTGTCAAAATTCTGAAATTTCAACAG GCAGAACCGTACTTGACAGGTGTAGTCATACCATTGCTGGACAACATTCCACACAGTGATACAGAACTAAGTTCCAAAGTCTTGAAGATAAAAGAAGCTCTCCGTAGTTTGAATAGCTTGGAAATAAAGCTGAAG GCTCCTCAGGAAGCTTTGTTGCAAACTTTAACTGCAAACTCTTTGAGATGGTCTGAGAATACACCTGCTCTGGATTGTGACAACAGCTTCATTCCACCTCTCGCTGAGCTTGTATCCTTTTCAGCACTTCAACCTGTTTCTG GATCCTCTGAGTCAGAACTGCTGAAGCTGCAAAAGAAGAAGTTGAGGGCAATGGACATCAAGGACACCCTAGACAGACTTGAAGATTCCATTGGATACGTGCAAGATAATATTTCCTTGGTAGCAGCCAAGCTTGCAATCCAATCTTTAGATTCCCAGTTATGA